In Bacteroidales bacterium, one DNA window encodes the following:
- a CDS encoding radical SAM protein — MLFDEIIFGPIKSRRFGISLGINLLPLESKFCSFDCVYCECGLTAKMKGVKPELFKKNQILSALEQRLKDLKGTPLEPDSITFAGNGEPTMHPEFPQIIDEVILLRNQLIPDAKITVLSNATLLKRAHIRESLLKIDNNVLKLDAGTDAMFQLINRPMSPITLQEVVDQLMIFNGNLTIQSLFLKGIVSNNLIDNTLPHEVDAWLSHLERIQPKLVMLYPIDRLTPFANLEKISTDQLSSIAARVEAIGIKAEVF, encoded by the coding sequence ATGCTATTCGATGAGATTATTTTTGGTCCGATTAAAAGCCGTCGGTTTGGTATTTCACTGGGGATTAATCTCTTACCTCTTGAATCGAAGTTTTGTTCATTTGATTGTGTATATTGTGAATGTGGCCTGACAGCTAAAATGAAAGGGGTAAAGCCGGAATTGTTTAAAAAGAATCAGATTCTTTCGGCACTTGAGCAACGCTTAAAAGATCTGAAAGGAACTCCGCTTGAACCTGACTCCATTACTTTTGCCGGGAATGGTGAGCCCACAATGCATCCCGAGTTTCCACAAATCATTGATGAAGTTATCCTTCTGCGCAACCAATTGATTCCAGATGCAAAGATTACAGTATTATCCAATGCCACCCTTTTGAAGAGGGCACATATCCGAGAATCGCTGCTGAAGATCGATAATAATGTACTGAAACTCGATGCCGGTACAGATGCTATGTTCCAGCTGATTAACCGACCGATGAGTCCTATTACCCTACAAGAGGTTGTAGATCAGTTGATGATATTCAATGGCAATCTTACAATCCAATCCCTCTTCCTGAAAGGCATTGTTTCCAATAATTTAATTGACAACACCCTTCCTCACGAGGTTGATGCATGGCTAAGCCATCTGGAAAGGATACAGCCTAAATTGGTAATGCTATACCCTATCGATCGGCTGACTCCATTTGCCAATCTGGAAAAGATCAGTACAGATCAACTGAGTTCAATAGCTGCCAGGGTTGAGGC
- a CDS encoding polyprenyl synthetase family protein: MITLDQIKAPIASHIDEFEKHFRSSMKSPVPLLDTITRYIIKRKGKQMRPMFVFLSAKVCGEVGESTFRAASLIELLHTATLIHDDVVDDSNERRGFFSLNALWKNKIAVLVGDFLLSKGLLLALEHDEVQLLKIVSNATKEMSEGELLQIEKARHLDIEESIYFEIIRKKTASLIASCCASGAKSVGASDEVVRKMYQFGQDVGIAFQIKDDLFDYEKNLNTGKPSGIDIKEKKMTLPLIYMLNNSSWSEKRRAINIVKNHNNDPEKVAELIRKVNESKGIDYAIQKMKEYQSKAFELLYTFPESPSRCSLEQLVMFTTERKH, translated from the coding sequence ATGATCACCCTTGACCAGATAAAAGCCCCGATTGCCTCTCATATAGACGAATTCGAAAAGCATTTCCGTAGTTCGATGAAAAGCCCGGTACCCTTACTGGATACCATTACCCGTTATATAATCAAAAGGAAAGGCAAACAAATGAGGCCAATGTTTGTATTCCTTTCAGCAAAGGTGTGCGGAGAAGTGGGTGAAAGCACCTTCCGAGCTGCATCCCTTATCGAACTGTTACATACTGCAACACTTATACATGATGATGTAGTTGATGACTCAAATGAGCGAAGAGGGTTTTTCTCGCTCAATGCCCTCTGGAAAAATAAAATCGCAGTTCTCGTTGGCGATTTTCTCCTCTCAAAAGGTTTATTACTTGCACTGGAACACGATGAAGTACAGCTACTTAAAATTGTTTCCAATGCTACAAAGGAGATGAGTGAAGGGGAATTGCTTCAAATCGAAAAAGCCAGGCATCTCGATATAGAAGAATCCATTTACTTTGAGATCATCCGTAAGAAAACAGCGTCTTTAATTGCCTCCTGCTGCGCCAGTGGTGCCAAATCAGTTGGCGCTTCCGACGAGGTTGTCAGAAAAATGTATCAATTTGGACAGGATGTTGGAATAGCATTCCAGATCAAGGACGACCTTTTCGATTACGAGAAAAACCTCAACACCGGCAAGCCCAGTGGAATTGATATCAAAGAGAAGAAAATGACCCTTCCCCTGATCTATATGCTCAATAATTCGAGCTGGTCCGAAAAGAGAAGAGCCATCAATATTGTGAAAAATCATAACAATGACCCGGAAAAAGTAGCAGAACTTATCAGGAAGGTGAACGAAAGCAAGGGAATTGATTATGCCATTCAAAAAATGAAAGAATATCAGAGCAAGGCTTTCGAACTTTTATATACCTTCCCTGAAAGTCCATCACGTTGTTCCCTCGAACAATTAGTGATGTTTACCACCGAACGAAAACACTAA
- a CDS encoding CAP domain-containing protein yields MKRLLFLLSISCFVCTPLFSLAQNSHPENVSPQACLTTTEQYLAKMINAYRVSEGLPALPYSYSLSLVAGIHCQDLYESYTHSGRCNLHSWSDKGSWTSCCYTDDHKKAECIWNKPRELTSYQGDGFEIAYYTTRALEDPKEYASDILESWKGSPGHDAVIINKGIWKSVEWNAMGIGIVDGYATVWFGKLADPAGVPDLCEDN; encoded by the coding sequence ATGAAGAGATTATTGTTCCTCCTGTCCATTTCGTGCTTTGTCTGCACTCCTTTATTCTCACTGGCTCAGAATTCACATCCGGAAAATGTCAGTCCGCAGGCCTGTCTTACCACTACTGAGCAGTATCTTGCCAAAATGATCAATGCATATCGTGTAAGTGAGGGTTTGCCGGCACTCCCATATTCCTATTCATTAAGCTTGGTTGCAGGTATTCATTGCCAGGATCTGTATGAATCCTATACACATTCAGGAAGATGTAATTTACATAGCTGGTCAGATAAGGGTTCCTGGACTTCATGCTGTTATACCGATGACCATAAAAAGGCTGAATGTATATGGAATAAACCCAGGGAGTTAACCTCCTATCAGGGGGATGGATTCGAAATTGCATATTATACAACAAGAGCCCTTGAAGATCCGAAAGAATATGCAAGTGATATCCTCGAAAGTTGGAAGGGCAGCCCGGGCCATGATGCTGTGATTATTAATAAGGGAATTTGGAAATCAGTGGAATGGAATGCAATGGGAATAGGGATTGTAGATGGATATGCAACGGTTTGGTTCGGAAAATTGGCAGATCCGGCCGGAGTTCCCGATCTTTGTGAAGATAATTAA